The Roseovarius indicus genome has a segment encoding these proteins:
- a CDS encoding nitroreductase family protein, with protein sequence MSEEPSGYEPLPLPHRRELGDAEALAAVEAFRTLMRRRHSVRDYETRAVPEEVIAAAIETAGRAPSGANQQPWHFAAVADPAMKAKIRAAAEEEERQFYAGGAGDAWLAALEPIGTDASKPHLTDAPWLIVVFAQRYGVNPDGSRRKHYYVPESVGIATGFLIAALHAAGLSMLTHTPNPMKFLNGLLNRPENEKPVMILTVGHAAPDATVPRAATIKKPIEEIMSVHRGDAERKD encoded by the coding sequence ATGAGCGAGGAACCGTCCGGATATGAGCCGCTTCCCCTGCCGCACCGGCGGGAGCTGGGGGATGCCGAGGCGCTGGCGGCGGTGGAGGCGTTTCGCACCCTGATGCGGCGGCGGCACTCGGTGCGGGATTACGAGACAAGAGCGGTGCCGGAAGAGGTGATCGCCGCAGCGATCGAGACGGCGGGGCGCGCGCCGAGCGGGGCGAACCAGCAGCCCTGGCATTTCGCGGCCGTCGCCGACCCGGCAATGAAGGCGAAGATCCGGGCGGCGGCCGAGGAAGAGGAGCGGCAGTTCTACGCGGGCGGGGCGGGCGACGCGTGGCTGGCGGCGCTGGAGCCGATCGGGACGGATGCCAGCAAGCCGCACCTGACGGACGCGCCCTGGCTGATCGTGGTGTTTGCGCAGCGCTATGGCGTGAACCCGGATGGCAGCCGGCGGAAGCACTACTATGTGCCGGAGAGCGTGGGGATTGCGACGGGGTTCCTGATTGCGGCGCTGCACGCGGCGGGGCTGTCGATGCTGACGCATACGCCGAACCCGATGAAATTTCTCAACGGCTTGCTCAATCGGCCGGAAAATGAAAAGCCGGTGATGATTTTGACCGTGGGCCACGCGGCCCCGGATGCTACGGTGCCAAGGGCGGCAACCATCAAGAAACCAATTGAAGAGATCATGAGCGTCCATCGCGGCGACGCGGAAAGGAAGGATTGA
- a CDS encoding AEC family transporter, translating into MLEIFLQTLPFFCVIGLGFGAGRTGFFTEEATAWLTKFVFYFALSAMLFRFSANLSFGEVFNIRFIAAYLWATAFVYGVVMMAAFLRGASIEEAAFESQCGVIGNVGFLGVPMLTLLMGEAAIGSVMLVLSIDLIVFGSLVVILVTGSRDGAVGLGAFRTVGLGLLKNPMIVSIVLGLGWSALKLPIPGVMNDFLSLLGGAATPGALFAIGASLATKKAERPLIAGWLSFSKLVLHPGAVAFSALILFPVEPYGAAVMIAAAALPVAGNVYILAEHYRIAPQRVSASILISTALAVVTVSLVIGWVGQLY; encoded by the coding sequence ATGCTGGAAATTTTCTTACAGACCCTGCCGTTCTTCTGCGTGATCGGTCTTGGCTTCGGGGCCGGGCGCACGGGCTTCTTCACCGAAGAGGCGACGGCGTGGCTGACCAAGTTCGTCTTCTACTTCGCGCTGTCGGCCATGCTGTTCCGGTTCTCGGCCAACCTGTCGTTCGGCGAGGTGTTCAACATCCGCTTCATTGCCGCCTACCTGTGGGCCACGGCCTTCGTCTATGGGGTGGTGATGATGGCGGCGTTCCTGCGGGGCGCCTCGATCGAGGAGGCGGCGTTCGAATCGCAATGCGGGGTGATCGGGAACGTCGGGTTCCTGGGCGTGCCGATGCTGACGCTGCTGATGGGCGAGGCGGCGATCGGGTCGGTGATGCTGGTGCTGTCGATCGACCTGATCGTCTTCGGCTCTCTGGTGGTGATCCTTGTGACCGGGTCGCGTGACGGGGCGGTGGGGCTTGGCGCCTTCCGCACGGTGGGGCTCGGGCTGTTGAAGAACCCGATGATCGTGTCGATCGTGCTCGGGCTGGGCTGGTCGGCGCTGAAGCTGCCGATCCCCGGCGTGATGAACGATTTCCTGTCGCTTCTGGGGGGCGCGGCGACGCCCGGCGCGCTGTTCGCCATTGGCGCGTCGCTGGCCACGAAGAAGGCGGAGCGGCCGCTGATCGCCGGGTGGCTGAGCTTCAGCAAGCTGGTGCTGCACCCCGGGGCGGTGGCGTTTTCGGCGCTGATCCTGTTTCCGGTGGAGCCTTACGGGGCCGCCGTGATGATCGCCGCCGCGGCGCTGCCGGTGGCGGGGAACGTGTATATCCTGGCCGAGCATTACCGGATCGCGCCGCAGAGGGTTTCGGCCTCGATCCTGATCTCGACGGCGCTGGCGGTTGTCACGGTGTCGCTGGTGATCGGCTGGGTGGGCCAGCTTTACTGA
- a CDS encoding DUF4287 domain-containing protein, translating to MTDKIKGPASYFPSIEAKYGRPIAEWKDLIRNQPGKKHMELVTWLKQEHGMGHGHANALVADTLHEDAG from the coding sequence ATGACCGACAAGATCAAGGGCCCCGCCTCCTACTTTCCCTCCATCGAGGCCAAGTACGGGCGCCCCATCGCCGAATGGAAAGACCTGATCCGCAACCAACCCGGCAAAAAGCACATGGAACTGGTGACATGGCTGAAACAGGAGCACGGCATGGGCCACGGCCACGCCAATGCCCTCGTCGCCGACACCCTGCACGAGGATGCCGGCTGA
- a CDS encoding cupin domain-containing protein — translation MARRDYDPATAPPDDRPAAKAKAFDTTGPRAWRGSLAGEAIGSANTILAYATDTVGEGPRLHVHPYDESFVVIMGHARFFVGDEVIEAAAGDVLLAPAGQPHRFENAGPGRLQTIDIHHSPRWIQTDLD, via the coding sequence ATGGCGCGCCGCGACTACGACCCCGCCACCGCCCCGCCCGACGACCGGCCCGCCGCGAAGGCAAAAGCCTTCGACACCACGGGCCCGCGCGCATGGCGCGGCTCATTGGCCGGCGAGGCCATCGGCTCGGCCAACACCATCCTCGCCTACGCCACCGACACGGTCGGCGAAGGCCCGCGCCTGCACGTCCATCCCTATGACGAAAGCTTCGTCGTCATCATGGGCCACGCCCGCTTCTTCGTCGGCGACGAGGTGATCGAGGCCGCCGCCGGCGACGTCCTGCTCGCCCCGGCCGGACAGCCCCACAGGTTCGAGAATGCCGGCCCCGGCCGCCTCCAGACCATCGACATCCACCATTCCCCCCGCTGGATCCAGACCGACCTCGACTAG
- the mbfA gene encoding iron exporter MbfA, giving the protein MIPGMSARRRFSDLNEQEILALAISSEEDDGRIYRSYAEMLREDYPDTAKVFDGMAEEEDGHRKALIDLHRKRFGEVIPLIRREHVAGYYARRPVWLVENLGIDRIRDEAEAMERDAEAFYLKAAANTRDADTRKLLGDLAAAEAGHHDRAGELEKEHLDADARDSEARTAQRQFLLTWVQPGLAGLMDGSVSTLAPIFATAFATQDTWTTFLVGLAASVGAGISMGFTEAASDDGELSGRGSPLKRGIASGVMTTVGGLGHALPYLIPEFWTATIIAFIVVFVELWAIAWIQNRYMETPFFRAAFQVVLGGALVFAAGVLIGSG; this is encoded by the coding sequence ATGATTCCCGGTATGTCTGCCCGACGCCGTTTTTCGGACCTGAACGAACAGGAAATCCTCGCGCTTGCGATCTCCTCGGAAGAGGATGACGGGCGCATCTACCGGTCTTATGCCGAGATGCTGCGGGAGGATTACCCGGATACCGCCAAGGTGTTCGACGGGATGGCCGAGGAAGAGGACGGGCACCGCAAGGCGCTGATCGACCTGCACCGCAAGCGGTTCGGCGAGGTGATTCCGCTGATCCGGCGGGAGCACGTGGCGGGGTATTACGCGCGGCGGCCGGTGTGGCTGGTGGAAAACCTCGGGATCGATCGGATCCGCGACGAAGCGGAGGCGATGGAGCGGGATGCGGAGGCCTTCTATCTGAAGGCGGCGGCCAATACGCGGGATGCGGATACGCGGAAACTGCTGGGCGACCTGGCGGCGGCGGAGGCGGGGCACCACGACCGCGCCGGGGAGCTGGAGAAGGAGCACCTGGACGCCGATGCGCGGGATTCGGAGGCGCGCACGGCGCAGCGGCAATTCCTGCTGACATGGGTGCAGCCCGGGCTGGCGGGGCTGATGGACGGGTCGGTGTCGACGCTGGCGCCGATCTTTGCCACGGCCTTTGCGACGCAGGATACGTGGACGACCTTCCTTGTGGGGCTGGCGGCCAGCGTGGGCGCGGGGATTTCCATGGGGTTCACCGAGGCCGCCAGCGACGATGGCGAGCTGTCGGGGCGCGGCAGCCCGCTGAAGCGCGGGATCGCCAGCGGGGTGATGACCACGGTGGGCGGGCTGGGGCATGCGCTGCCCTACCTGATCCCGGAATTCTGGACGGCGACGATCATCGCTTTCATCGTGGTGTTCGTGGAGCTGTGGGCGATTGCGTGGATCCAGAACCGGTACATGGAGACGCCGTTCTTCCGGGCGGCATTCCAGGTGGTGCTGGGAGGGGCGCTGGTGTTCGCGGCCGGGGTGCTGATCGGGAGCGGGTAG
- a CDS encoding hydantoinase/oxoprolinase family protein — MGQERSGLVAGVDVGGTFTDLLQLDQTTGAVRIAKVPSTPENQAFGVMNALTEADCELAALDLIVHGTTTTTNAVLERKLSRTGLITTQGFRDVLELGRRTRPQAYGMTGQFTPLIPRDLRLEVPERTDAAGQIVTPLDEDALRTAAQTLLDAGCEAVVVHFLHAYANPAHEQRAGAVLAEIWPNSHITLGHAILQESREFERGVTAAVNASVQPILDRYLRRLTESLAKGGYDRDVLVMNGNGGMVSSRFVAQEAAKTVMSGPASGVMAAAYTGRIAGMPDLLTYDMGGTSTDVALVRNAEPAVSNEIEIEYAMPIHVPMVDVRTVGAGGGSIARVNAAGLLEVGPQSAGADPGPICYGRGGTEPTISDANLLLGRLDPGRLAVKGGVTLQTVEEIFAERLGRPLGLTAHEAAQAVVQLANTTMAGAIRMVSLSLGADPRDFALFAFGGAGPLHAASLARELGVPRVLVPSRPGITNAIGCVVADLRHDFVQTINTPVDALADTQLADIFAAQKAEGERLIAKERVEIRGLRHLYSVDMQFVGQTHLLRVDLETPEIDNASLRELFEIAYFRRFRVELSEIRANVVNANCSVIGARVPLDLSTLIDPSGRKPTLSDAQTGTRKVRFGSDIHDTPIYWRDHLPLDVALDGPAIIQQMDTTLLIEPGDTAKGDEHGNIILHVGAPA; from the coding sequence ATGGGGCAGGAACGGTCCGGGCTGGTGGCAGGCGTTGACGTGGGCGGCACCTTCACCGACTTGCTTCAGCTCGATCAGACAACCGGCGCCGTGCGCATCGCCAAGGTGCCCAGCACCCCCGAAAACCAGGCCTTCGGCGTGATGAACGCGCTCACCGAAGCTGACTGCGAGCTCGCCGCGCTCGACCTCATCGTTCACGGCACCACGACCACCACCAACGCCGTCCTCGAGCGCAAGCTCAGCCGCACCGGGCTGATCACCACCCAGGGTTTCCGCGACGTGCTCGAGCTTGGCCGCCGCACCCGGCCCCAGGCCTACGGCATGACGGGCCAGTTCACCCCCCTCATCCCACGAGATCTCCGCCTCGAAGTGCCCGAGCGCACCGATGCCGCCGGCCAAATCGTCACCCCCCTTGACGAAGACGCCCTGCGCACGGCCGCGCAAACCCTGCTCGACGCCGGCTGCGAGGCCGTGGTCGTCCATTTCCTCCACGCCTACGCCAACCCCGCCCACGAACAGCGCGCCGGCGCCGTGCTGGCCGAGATCTGGCCGAACAGCCACATCACCCTCGGCCACGCCATCCTGCAGGAATCCCGCGAATTCGAGCGTGGCGTCACCGCCGCCGTCAACGCCAGCGTCCAGCCCATCCTCGACCGCTACCTCCGCCGCCTCACCGAAAGCCTCGCCAAGGGCGGCTACGACCGCGACGTGCTGGTGATGAACGGCAATGGCGGCATGGTCTCCTCCCGTTTCGTGGCGCAGGAAGCGGCGAAAACCGTCATGTCCGGCCCCGCCTCGGGCGTGATGGCTGCCGCCTATACCGGCCGCATCGCCGGGATGCCCGACCTGCTGACCTACGACATGGGCGGCACCTCGACCGACGTGGCGCTGGTGCGCAATGCCGAACCCGCCGTCTCGAACGAGATCGAGATCGAATACGCCATGCCCATCCACGTACCCATGGTCGACGTGCGCACCGTCGGCGCGGGCGGCGGCTCCATCGCCCGCGTGAACGCCGCCGGCCTCCTCGAAGTCGGCCCCCAAAGCGCGGGCGCCGACCCCGGCCCCATCTGCTACGGCCGCGGCGGCACAGAGCCCACCATCTCCGACGCCAATCTCCTCCTCGGCCGCCTCGACCCCGGCCGCCTCGCGGTCAAGGGCGGCGTCACCCTCCAAACCGTCGAAGAGATCTTCGCCGAACGCCTGGGCCGTCCGCTGGGCCTCACCGCCCACGAAGCCGCGCAAGCCGTCGTCCAACTCGCCAACACCACCATGGCCGGCGCCATCCGCATGGTCTCCCTCTCCCTCGGCGCCGACCCGCGCGACTTCGCCCTCTTCGCCTTTGGCGGCGCCGGCCCCCTCCATGCCGCATCGCTCGCCCGCGAACTCGGCGTCCCCCGCGTCCTCGTGCCCAGCCGCCCCGGCATCACCAACGCCATCGGCTGCGTCGTGGCCGACCTCCGCCACGATTTCGTGCAAACCATCAACACTCCCGTTGATGCCCTCGCCGACACCCAGCTCGCCGACATCTTCGCCGCCCAGAAAGCCGAGGGCGAACGCCTCATCGCCAAGGAACGGGTCGAGATCCGGGGCCTCCGCCACCTCTACAGCGTCGACATGCAATTCGTGGGCCAGACCCACCTCCTCCGCGTAGACCTCGAAACGCCGGAGATCGACAACGCCAGCCTCCGCGAGCTCTTCGAGATCGCCTATTTCCGCCGCTTCCGCGTCGAACTCTCGGAAATCCGCGCCAACGTGGTTAACGCCAACTGCTCTGTCATCGGCGCCCGCGTGCCTCTCGACCTCTCCACCCTGATCGACCCGTCGGGCCGCAAACCCACCCTTTCCGACGCGCAAACCGGCACCCGCAAAGTCCGCTTCGGCAGCGACATCCACGACACCCCCATCTACTGGCGCGACCACCTCCCCCTCGACGTCGCCCTCGACGGCCCGGCCATCATCCAGCAGATGGACACCACCCTGCTCATCGAACCCGGCGACACTGCCAAGGGCGACGAGCACGGCAACATCATCCTCCACGTGGGGGCCCCCGCATGA
- a CDS encoding hydantoinase B/oxoprolinase family protein, with the protein MSLDPITLSVIQAGLQQVCDEMDLSFSRAAFSPVIAEANDRSDGIYDATDGALIAQGAGGLPVFVGTMQYSTRTLIQMIHEGRAGAPEPGDIYIVNDPYLGGTHLMDVRFARPYYRDGQLWCWLSNTGHWPDTGGAVPGGFSASATAVEQEGLRLPPVKLFKKGQMDAEIYAIICSNIRVADQRIGDVKAQAAALDLGAARLDALLDRYGDATVSQAIAELRKRAAAQMCSFIADIPEGTHQSTAWVDSDGVVNEPLAIRLAVTRQDNQLTFDFTGSSAPCAGPMNSVRATTLSSVYLAMRHIFPEVPISAGAFEPFTITGIEGTFLDAQYPRPVSGCAAEVSQRIAEAVFAALVDALPDRVTAAPAGTSGNFALGGHDPAKGRDFVMYQLSGGGYGGYAGGDGITNGCSTIGISKAPPVEIMEQAFPVLYHRYALREGSGGAGQMRGGFGLDYELELRRGHAKASFVMDHGRFGPQGVLGGADGAPNEVTVWRDGTAYVPEHLSKEQDIPLAPGDRVRVKTPGGGGYGDPLTRDPALVATDVALGRYTPSEAETLFGVILTDTGEVDTAATTSKRST; encoded by the coding sequence ATGAGCCTTGATCCCATCACCCTCTCCGTCATCCAGGCCGGCCTGCAACAGGTCTGCGACGAGATGGATCTCAGCTTCTCCCGCGCCGCCTTCTCTCCCGTCATCGCCGAGGCCAACGACCGCTCCGACGGCATCTACGACGCCACCGATGGCGCGCTCATTGCCCAAGGCGCGGGCGGGCTGCCGGTCTTCGTCGGCACCATGCAATACTCCACCCGCACCCTCATCCAGATGATCCACGAGGGCCGCGCCGGCGCCCCCGAACCGGGCGATATCTACATCGTCAACGACCCCTATCTCGGCGGCACCCACCTGATGGATGTGCGCTTCGCCCGGCCCTATTACCGCGACGGCCAGCTCTGGTGCTGGCTTTCCAACACCGGCCACTGGCCCGACACCGGCGGCGCGGTGCCCGGCGGCTTCTCCGCCTCCGCCACGGCGGTGGAACAGGAAGGCCTGCGCCTCCCGCCCGTCAAGCTCTTCAAGAAGGGCCAGATGGACGCCGAGATCTACGCCATCATCTGCTCCAACATCCGCGTCGCCGACCAGCGCATCGGCGACGTCAAGGCCCAGGCCGCCGCCCTCGACCTCGGCGCCGCCCGGCTCGACGCGCTGCTCGACCGCTACGGCGACGCCACCGTCTCGCAAGCCATCGCCGAACTCCGCAAACGCGCCGCCGCCCAGATGTGCAGCTTCATCGCCGATATCCCCGAGGGCACGCACCAATCCACCGCCTGGGTCGACAGCGACGGCGTGGTCAACGAGCCCCTCGCCATCCGCCTTGCCGTCACCCGCCAGGACAACCAGCTCACCTTCGACTTCACCGGCTCCAGCGCCCCCTGCGCCGGGCCCATGAACTCCGTCCGCGCCACGACCCTCTCCTCCGTCTACCTCGCCATGCGCCACATCTTCCCCGAGGTCCCGATCAGCGCCGGCGCCTTCGAGCCCTTCACCATCACCGGCATCGAGGGCACCTTCCTCGACGCCCAGTACCCCCGCCCCGTCTCGGGCTGTGCCGCCGAAGTCTCCCAACGCATCGCTGAAGCCGTGTTCGCCGCCCTCGTCGACGCCCTCCCCGACCGTGTCACCGCCGCCCCCGCCGGCACGTCGGGCAACTTCGCCCTCGGCGGCCACGACCCCGCCAAGGGCCGCGATTTCGTCATGTACCAGCTTTCGGGCGGCGGCTATGGCGGCTATGCGGGCGGCGACGGCATCACCAACGGCTGCTCCACCATCGGTATCTCCAAGGCCCCACCGGTGGAAATCATGGAACAGGCCTTCCCCGTCCTCTACCACCGCTACGCCCTGCGCGAAGGCTCCGGCGGGGCGGGGCAGATGCGCGGCGGCTTCGGCCTCGATTACGAGCTCGAACTCCGCCGCGGCCATGCCAAGGCCAGCTTCGTCATGGATCACGGCCGCTTCGGCCCCCAAGGCGTGCTCGGCGGCGCCGACGGCGCCCCCAACGAGGTCACCGTCTGGCGCGACGGCACGGCTTACGTCCCCGAACACCTCTCCAAGGAACAGGACATCCCCCTCGCCCCCGGCGACCGCGTCCGCGTGAAAACCCCCGGCGGCGGCGGATACGGCGATCCGCTCACCCGAGACCCCGCCCTCGTGGCAACGGACGTTGCGCTCGGCCGCTACACACCCAGCGAAGCCGAAACCCTCTTCGGCGTCATCCTCACCGACACCGGCGAGGTCGATACCGCCGCAACCACCTCGAAACGCAGCACATAA
- a CDS encoding DUF2793 domain-containing protein, which translates to MSDITARLDLPMIQPSQAQKHVTHNEALQVLDGLVQAALEESGATTPPFEPVTGALYATGANPTDDWAGQPNKLALRITEAWLFIDPQEGWRAWDKATGQFKVFDGSGWAEILPDLNNLDGIGIGTTSDATNRLTVASAASLFTHDGAGHQLKVNKAAPADTASLLFQSGFTGHAEMGLAGDTAFSIKLSDDGTTWHDALRADPATQQLATDFQLTGNAVQQSPTDTTTGRLMRADYGYGPGNLLGTVTQSGGIPTGGAIETGENASGSYVKFANGLMMQWGVAASPSSYVPDGSIYRGGATTFDYPEDFAAGTIPALSVSVNSTDTVWAQARSLVNTGGSARLMAATEPTQSYDVGWLAIGYWFT; encoded by the coding sequence ATGTCCGACATCACCGCGCGCCTCGATCTGCCGATGATCCAGCCGTCACAGGCGCAGAAACACGTCACCCATAACGAGGCGCTCCAGGTGCTCGACGGCCTCGTCCAGGCGGCGCTGGAAGAGAGCGGCGCCACCACCCCGCCCTTCGAGCCCGTCACCGGCGCGCTCTACGCCACGGGCGCTAACCCCACCGACGACTGGGCCGGCCAGCCCAACAAGCTGGCCCTTCGCATCACCGAGGCCTGGCTCTTCATTGACCCGCAAGAGGGCTGGCGCGCCTGGGACAAGGCGACCGGGCAATTCAAGGTCTTCGACGGCAGCGGCTGGGCCGAAATCCTCCCCGACCTGAACAACCTCGACGGCATCGGCATCGGCACCACCTCGGATGCCACCAACCGCCTCACGGTCGCCTCGGCCGCCAGCCTCTTCACCCATGACGGCGCAGGCCATCAGCTCAAGGTCAACAAGGCCGCCCCCGCCGATACCGCCTCGCTGCTCTTCCAGTCGGGCTTCACCGGCCACGCCGAAATGGGCCTCGCCGGCGACACCGCCTTTTCCATCAAGCTCAGCGACGACGGCACCACCTGGCACGACGCCCTGCGCGCCGACCCGGCAACGCAACAGCTCGCCACCGACTTCCAGCTCACAGGTAACGCGGTCCAGCAATCGCCCACCGACACCACCACCGGCCGCCTGATGCGCGCCGATTACGGCTATGGTCCCGGCAACCTGCTCGGCACCGTCACCCAATCCGGCGGCATCCCCACAGGCGGCGCCATTGAAACCGGCGAAAACGCCAGTGGGAGTTACGTGAAGTTTGCCAACGGTCTGATGATGCAATGGGGGGTGGCCGCCTCGCCATCCTCATATGTCCCCGACGGCAGTATCTACCGTGGCGGCGCCACCACCTTCGACTACCCCGAGGATTTCGCGGCGGGCACGATCCCCGCCCTTTCCGTCAGCGTCAACTCGACCGACACCGTATGGGCCCAGGCGCGATCGTTGGTGAACACTGGCGGGTCGGCCCGTCTCATGGCAGCAACTGAACCCACCCAGAGCTACGACGTCGGCTGGCTGGCCATCGGCTACTGGTTCACCTGA